The genomic stretch AGCGCTTCGGCAAGCGCATCCGTGAGCTGACCGGCGGCGAGGACGTCGACATCGTCTTCGAGCACCCCGGCCGCGAGACCTTCGGCGCCTCGGTCTACGTCACCCGCAAGGGCGGCACGATCGTCACCTGCGCCTCCACCTCGGGCTACCACCACGAGTACGACAACCGCTACCTGTGGATGTCGCTGAAGCGGATCATCGGCTCGCACTTCGCCAACTACCGCGAGGCCTGGGAGGCCAACCGCCTCATCTCCAAGGGCAAGATCCACCCGACCCTGTCGAAGGTCTACTCCCTCGAGGACACCGGCCAGGCTGCGTACGACGTCCACCGCAATCTGCACCAGGGCAAGGTCGGCGTGCTGTGTCTCGCGCCCGAGGAAGGCCTCGGTGTGCGCGACGAGGAGATGCGGGCCGAGCACCTCGACGCCATCAACCGTTTCCGCAACGTCTGAGAGCCATAGATGACAGAGCGTCAGAAGGACCGTCCGTGGCTCATGCGGACGTACGCGGGCCACTCGACGGCCGAGGCGTCCAACGAGCTGTACCGGCGCAACCTCGCCAAGGGCCAGACGGGTCTGTCGGTGGCGTTCGACCTGCCGACACAGACCGGCTACGACCCCGACCACATCCTCGCCCGCGGCGAGGTCGGCCGGGTCGGTGTGCCCGTCGCGCACCTCGGTGACATGCGTCGGCTGTTCCAGGACATCCCCCTGGAGCAGATGAACACCTCGATGACGATCAACGCCACCGCCATGTGGCTGCTGGCGCTCTACCAGGTCGTCGCCGAGGAGCAGGGCGCGGACATCACCAAGCTCCAGGGCACGACCCAGAACGACATCGTCAAGGAGTACCTCTCCCGCGGGACCCACGTCTTCCCGCCGGGGCCCTCGCTCCGCCTGACGACAGACATGATCGCGTACACGGTCTCCCGCATACCGAAGTGGAACCCGATCAACATCTGCAGCTACCACCTGCAGGAGGCCGGGGCCACACCGGTGCAGGAGATCGCGTACGCGATGTCCACCGCGATCGCCGTACTGGACGCCGTGCGCGACTCCGGCCAGGTGCCGCAGGAGCGCATGGGCGACGTGGTGGCCCGCATCTCCTTCTTCGTGAACGCGGGCGTCCGCTTCATCGAGGAGATGTGCAAGATGCGGGCGTTCGGCCGCATCTGGGACAAGGTCACGCGCGAGCGGTACGGCATCGAGAACGCCAAGCAGCGCCGCTTCCGCTACGGCGTCCAGGTCAACTCGCTGGGTCTGACCGAGGCGCAGCCGGAGAACAACGTCCAGCGGATCGTGCTGGAGATGCTGGCCGTGACCCTGTCGAAGGACGCACGCGCGCGTGCCGTACAGCTGCCGGCCTGGAACGAGGCCCTCGGCCTGCCCCGTCCGTGGGACCAGCAGTGGTCACTGCGCATCCAGCAGGTGCTCGCCTACGAGAGCGACCTGCTGGAGTACGAGGACATCTTCGAGGGCTCGAAGGTGATCGAGGCGAAGGTGGACCAGCTGGTCACCGACGCCCTCGCGGAGATCGACCGCATCCAGGAGATGGGCGGCGCGATGGCCGCGGTGGAGTCCGGCTACCTGAAGTCGCAGCTGGTCGCCTCGCACGCCGAGCGCCGGGCCCGGATCGAGTCCGGGCAGGAGAAGATCGTCGGCGTCAACGCCTTCGAGGGCACCGAGCCGAACCCGCTCACGGCCGACCTGGACACCGCGATCATGACGGTCGACCCGGCGGTCGAGGCCCGAGTCATCGCCTCGCTGCAGCACTGGCGCGACACGCGCTACCAGCCGCCCTTCAACCACCCGCGCCCCTGCAAGGCGCTGGAGCGGCTGAAGGAGGCCGCCAAGGGCACCGAGAACCTGATGGAGGCCACGCTGGAGTGCGCCCGTGCCGGGGTCACCACCGGGGAGTGGGCGGCCGCTCTGCGCGAGGTGTTCGGCGAGTACCGGGCGCCCACCGGGGTGTCCTCGGCGCCGGTGGCGGTCGCCGCCGAGCCGGGCTCCGCGCTCGCCGGGGTCCGCGCCAAGGTGGACGCCACCGCCCGCGACCTCGGCGTCGGCAAGCTGCGCTTCCTGGTCGGCAAGCCGGGCCTGGACGGGCACTCCAACGGCGCCGAGCAGATCGCCGTACGCGCCCGTGACGCCGGCTTCGAGGTGGTCTACCAGGGCATCCGGCTCACCCCCGAGCAGATCGTGGACGCGGCCCTCGCCGAGGACGTGCACGCGGTGGGCCTGTCCATCCTGTCCGGCTCGCACGCCCAACTGGTGCCGGACGTGCTCCAGCGGCTGCGTGTGGCCGGTGCCACAGATATACCGGTGATCGCCGGTGGCATCATCCCGAATGGTGATGCCGAGCAGCTCAGGTCCGCAGGAGTGGCCGCCGTCTTCACCCCGAAGGACTTCGACATCACCGGAATCATCGGCGCGATCGTCGACGAGATCCGGAAAGCGAACAAGCTCGACCCCCTGGAGGTCCCCGCATGACCACCCCTGTCAACCGCCTTCGCCCGCGGCGCTCCTGCCTGGCCGTACCGGGCAGCAACCCGCGCTTCCTGGAGAAGGCGCAGGGCCTCCCCGCCGACCAGGTCTTCCTGGACCTGGAGGACGCGTGCGCGCCGCTCGCCAAGCCGGAGGCGCGGCACACCATCGTCAAGTTCCTCAACGAGGGTGACTGGACGGGCAAGACGCGCGTCGTGCGCGTCAACGACTGGACGACCGAGTGGACGTACCGCGATGTCGTCACGGTCGTCGAGGGCGCGGGCCAGAACCTGGACTGCATCATGCTGCCGAAGGTGCAGACGGCCGAGCAGGTCGTCGCCCTGGACCTGCTGCTGACGCAGATCGAGAAGACCATGGGCTTCGAGGTCGGCAAGATCGGCATCGAGGCGCAGATCGAGAACGCCCAGGGCCTGAACAACGTCAACGCGATCGCGCAAGCCTCCCCGCGCGTCGAGACGATCATCTTCGGCCCGGCCGACTTCATGGCCTCCATCAACATGAAGTCGCTGGTCGTGGGCGAGCAGCCGCCCGGCTACCCGGCGGACGCCTACCACTACATCCTGATGAAGATCCTGATGGCCGCCCGCGCCAACAACCTCCAGGCGATCGACGGCCCCTACCTGCAGATCCGCAACATCGAGGGCTACCGCGAGGTCGCGCAGCGCGCCGCGGCCCTCGGCTTCGACGGCAAGTGGGTGCTGCACCCGGGCCAGGTCGAGGCGTCCAACGAGATCTTCTCGCCGTCCCAGGAGGACTACGACCACGCCGAGCTGATCCTGGACGCGTACGACTACTACACGTCCGAGGCGGGCGGCAAGAAGGGCTCCGCGATGCTCGGCGACGAGATGATCGACGAGGCCAGCCGCAAGATGGCCCTGGTCATCTCCGGCAAGGGCCGCGCCGCCGGCATGCAGCGCACCAGCAAGTTCGAGATCCCGGAGGCCTGACGGTCATGCAGTTCGGACGCACCTACGAGGAGTTCGAGGTCGGCGCGACGTACAAGCACTGGCCGGGCAAGACGGTCACGGAGTACGACGACCACCTGTTCTGTCTCCTCACCATGAACCACCACCCGCTCCACATGGACACCAACTATGCGGAGAAGACGACGGACTTCGGCAAGAACGTCGTCGTCGGGAACTACATCTACTCCCTGCTGCTCGGCATGAGCGTGCCGGACATCTCCGGCAAGGCGATCGCCAACCTGGAGATCGAGTCGCTCAAGCACGTGGCGCCGACCTTCCACGGCGACACGATCTACGGCGAGACGACCGTGCTCGACAAGTGGCCGTCGAAGTCGAAGAACGACCGCGGCATCGTCTACGTCGAGACCAAGGGCTACAAGCAGGACGGCACCCTGGTGTGCGTCTTCCGCCGCAAGGTCATGGTGCCCACCGAGACGTACATCAAGGAGCGCGGCGGCGAGCAGCCGGGCCGCCCGGAGCTGACCGCACCTGCGGACAAGAACACGGAGAAGT from Streptomyces roseochromogenus subsp. oscitans DS 12.976 encodes the following:
- a CDS encoding protein meaA, which produces MTERQKDRPWLMRTYAGHSTAEASNELYRRNLAKGQTGLSVAFDLPTQTGYDPDHILARGEVGRVGVPVAHLGDMRRLFQDIPLEQMNTSMTINATAMWLLALYQVVAEEQGADITKLQGTTQNDIVKEYLSRGTHVFPPGPSLRLTTDMIAYTVSRIPKWNPINICSYHLQEAGATPVQEIAYAMSTAIAVLDAVRDSGQVPQERMGDVVARISFFVNAGVRFIEEMCKMRAFGRIWDKVTRERYGIENAKQRRFRYGVQVNSLGLTEAQPENNVQRIVLEMLAVTLSKDARARAVQLPAWNEALGLPRPWDQQWSLRIQQVLAYESDLLEYEDIFEGSKVIEAKVDQLVTDALAEIDRIQEMGGAMAAVESGYLKSQLVASHAERRARIESGQEKIVGVNAFEGTEPNPLTADLDTAIMTVDPAVEARVIASLQHWRDTRYQPPFNHPRPCKALERLKEAAKGTENLMEATLECARAGVTTGEWAAALREVFGEYRAPTGVSSAPVAVAAEPGSALAGVRAKVDATARDLGVGKLRFLVGKPGLDGHSNGAEQIAVRARDAGFEVVYQGIRLTPEQIVDAALAEDVHAVGLSILSGSHAQLVPDVLQRLRVAGATDIPVIAGGIIPNGDAEQLRSAGVAAVFTPKDFDITGIIGAIVDEIRKANKLDPLEVPA
- a CDS encoding HpcH/HpaI aldolase/citrate lyase family protein, encoding MTTPVNRLRPRRSCLAVPGSNPRFLEKAQGLPADQVFLDLEDACAPLAKPEARHTIVKFLNEGDWTGKTRVVRVNDWTTEWTYRDVVTVVEGAGQNLDCIMLPKVQTAEQVVALDLLLTQIEKTMGFEVGKIGIEAQIENAQGLNNVNAIAQASPRVETIIFGPADFMASINMKSLVVGEQPPGYPADAYHYILMKILMAARANNLQAIDGPYLQIRNIEGYREVAQRAAALGFDGKWVLHPGQVEASNEIFSPSQEDYDHAELILDAYDYYTSEAGGKKGSAMLGDEMIDEASRKMALVISGKGRAAGMQRTSKFEIPEA
- a CDS encoding MaoC family dehydratase, translating into MQFGRTYEEFEVGATYKHWPGKTVTEYDDHLFCLLTMNHHPLHMDTNYAEKTTDFGKNVVVGNYIYSLLLGMSVPDISGKAIANLEIESLKHVAPTFHGDTIYGETTVLDKWPSKSKNDRGIVYVETKGYKQDGTLVCVFRRKVMVPTETYIKERGGEQPGRPELTAPADKNTEK